GACACCCTGTTCTCTGCAGGCGGAAACGACATTATATGTCCCCTCCACCACCGTTTTGTCGAAAGTAAGCCGCCTCGTCTCGGCAATTATACCGACCAGATGATAAACAACTTCGATATTCTTGAAAGCTTCCGAAAGAGAATCGGAATCGTGAACATTGGCTTCGACAATCTCAACCGAATGCCCGGAATCGGCGGCAGGCTGCCTGCGGTGCGAGAGCAGGCGCAGGCTGTGTCCCCGCCCCGAAAGCTCCGCGACGAGATTCCGGCCTATAAATCCTGAGGCGCCGGTCACCGCAATTTTCAAAAATCAACACCCCTCTGGGCCAGTATCCCTTTCTTAAAGGGATGTTTTATCTCTTTCATCTCCGTCACCAGATCGGCCTGCTCGATCAACCACGGCCTGGCCCCTCGGCCGGTTATGACCAGGTGCAGCTTTTCCGGCTTCCGGGCCACCAGCCCCTTCAAGTCATCATTGGAAATCAATCCCAGCGTCACCGCCACATTCATCTCATCGAGTATGACCAGCTCATATTTTCCCGATTCCATTTTTTCCAGCGCCAGATCAAAAGCTTTCCTGGCCGCTTCGCGGTGCTGCTCGATCGGCTTATCGTCATCGAGGATTCCTACGAAGCCTTCACCCATTATGCTCAATTCCACATTGGGCGCCAGCCTCTTGAGACCATCCATCTCGCCGTATTTCCAGCTGCCCTTGATAAATTGCACTATCGCGACTTTCCAGTCATAGCCGACGGCCCGGATAGCCATGCCGAGCGCGGCAGTCGTCTTGCCCTTGCCGTCGCCGGTATAGACAATCAACAGGCCCTTATCTTTGCTTTTATTTTCAGTCATTCTTCCCTTCCCGGGTTAATGATCCATAATTACTTTATCATTTCAGCAAGGATTTCAACAGGATGAACGACCCGGATGTTCCCGTCCATTTCAGCTCTTATTTTCATCTGGCAGGCCGGACAGGAAGTCATAATAAAATCGGCTCCGATTTTTTGATACTCATCCTTTTTTTTCCTGAACATCATTTTTGATTCCTGGAAATGCACGAAACCATACGAACCGGCCTGGGCACAGCAGCGATCGGCATGCCCGGGATGTATGATATTAATATTATCGAATTTTTTCAACAATTTTTCCGGCTCCCCGTGCAATCCGGCGGCGCGAAGATGACATGGATTGTGATAGGTTACATTTATTCGCTTCCCGGTGTCGAAAAGTGCCGTATCAGGGTCAAGCCTGTTAATGTACTGACTGATATCAAAGCATTTGCCGACAAGCTCGGCGGCTTTTTTCCTATATGTATCATTTTCATCGAACAATTTTTCATATTCCATCAATTTCAAAAGACATGAGGCACATCCCGTAATAATAGCTTTGAAATTACTCAGATGGTCGATATTATAACGGGCCTTTTCAATAAGATTATTCCTGTGACCATACACCTCATACGGCAGCCCGCAGCATTTCTGATCGGGAATCGAAACCGACACGCCAAACTTGTCAAAAACTCTGAACAGCGCCTCTCCTACGGCCGATTCAAGCAGATTGTCGGCGCATCCATGGAAGAAGGCCACGTCGCCGGTGTCGGCGCGCCGGTCGGCGCAGCGCTCTCGGAGTGACTTCCTGGCGATAGCCGGGAATCCGGTGGTGCGGTCGATGCCGAACATCGGCTTTCCGAATAACTGAAGCAGAGATTTCCCAAGATCGCTTTTCAGAAGCGGCTCTGCCAACCGACCAAGCCGCAGCGAAAGATTCAGGAGCGCTTCATTGTCGGCATAAGCCACTGCCATTTTTGACAGGGCGGTCGGCTGCTGTGAGCGGAAATTTATTATTTCCGCCGCGATATCGACACCGGCGGGACAGACGGTGGCGCAATTCTTGCAGTTTAAACAGTACTGCAGATATGCTTTCAAATTTTGATGTGTTTCGCCCGATTGATTCATGACCCTCAACCATCCCCTCGGAGACAAATCCTCTCTTCGGAAATGATCATAAGCCGGACAATATCCGTTGCACTTGCCGCACGCCGCACAGAATGATTTGATTTTTTCGAAATCAATTCTATCGGTAAATGGCGCTTCACTCAGTACGGAACCGGGTGACAATATTTTGTCGGCATCAAGCAATGATTTTATCTGAATGAAAATCGAGTAGATCGCATCGCCATAAACCTTCCTGACCATCGGCGCGCGAAGCCTTCCATCGGCATGCTCGGCCGTGCTGGAACCTCCCACTGCGATAACCCGGTCATAAACCTGGTCATAAATTTTTTGAGCCAGCTCGAATTCGTCTTTTTTATTGAAATCGAAAAGCGGCCTGATATGCAGATTGCCGTCACCAATATGCCCGAATATCCCAAATGTCAGGTCGTGTTTTGCAAAAAGGGCCGTAACATATTCAATAAATGATGGTATCTCATTCGACGGCAATGAGACATCTTCAACCAGTGATATCGGCCGGCGGGTGGGGTGATGCCGATAAAGGGTCGGGACAATCGCCTTTCTCGCTTTCCAGAGGGATGCCATCGCCGCGGGATCGGAAGCAAAATCGGGCCGAGCCGCCAAATCGAGCCGGCCGGCAATACTGTTGAAATGGTTTCTACTGCCGGCAATTTCATCGTCGAATTCAACCAGTAACAAAGCGGCGGCATTTGGCGGAATGTCGAAACGGTCACGGCCGATAAGATCAAGAGTCGCACCATCGACAATCTCCAAACCCGAAGGTCCCGCCGCCAGAATCGGCTCGACGGCCTTCCCGGCATCGACCAATGATTTAAAATACAGCCGTATCGTAAGCTTATCTTTTGGAATGGGAAGCAGGCGCAATTCGGCGGCGGCAATGACAGCCAGGGTTCCTTCGGACCCGACAATCAGGGCCGGTAAATCATAAATCCCATGATCGAAATTTTCGACCACCTGCAGCAAGTTATATCCCGCTGAGTTCTTCTTGAGACGCGGCCAGCGTGCCTTTATTAAGGCGGCATTGTCTTTGAGCAAATCATATACCCTGGCATATTCCGGCGCCTCGGCAAAAAACCGTTTTTGTTCTTCCGAACCTATTTGAAGTTTTCGAAGAACCTGCTTTTTGCCCGTGGCATCGATGACCTGAAGCTGCTCGACAAAATGTGAGGTCAAGCCATATTTGACCGACCTAGGACCGGACGAATTATTGGCCAGCATGCCGCCGATCTGACAGGAATCGCCTGATGAAGGATCAGGCGGGAAAAAGAGCCCATAATCGGCAAGCACAAGATTCAACTCATCATATATTATTCCTACCTGCGTAAGAACCGATTTCCTGTCGGGATCGATTTGAATAATATCCTTTAAATTCCCGAAATCGAGTATCAGTCCATCCCCCAGAGCGCCTCCGGCCAACCCGGTTCCCCCTCCCCGAGGAGTAACGCTGAGATTATTATGCCGGGCATATGCGATCGCCTCCCTGATATCATCCTCGGATTTAATCGACACGATTGCTGCCGGCCGCAATTCATAAATGGAGCCATCCGAGGCATAAGCGGTCCGGCCTATGTTACTTTTTATGAATTCCATACGATTCAGTACACGTTTTACATTACACCATGCATATTATTATTTTAATACGCTTTCACTTACAGATGTAATATATCTATTTTACTCCGACCGTCAAATCCTTAAGTCCGCCAATAAAAAAGATTATTATTTTGTGAAAAAAATAACAAATTCTATTGACAATATGACATTTCGAGTCTATAATTATTTGATTAGGATAACTATGTTCATTGGAGAATAATGTGTAAGAAACTTTTACATAAGCGCCCGAGGTGATAATATGCAATTTACGAGAGCCGAAGAGTATGGTATTCTCGGGGTTATATATTTGGCCAGCCAGGAAGAAGGGCTGATTGTGCCCTTGTCCGAAATTGCGGAAATTCGCGACGTTCCGGAAAAATTCCTGGCCAAGATTTTTCAAAACCTGACCAAGACTGGCATTGTCAAATCTCACCGGGGGGTTAAGGGTGGTTTTTCTCTTGCCAAAGACCCAGAGGTTATTACCATTAAGGACGTAGTCGAGGCCATCCAGGGGCCATATCACTTGATAAAATGTCTTCCTGACCGGGACTGCTGCGAAAAAGTCGAGTTTTGTCCCATTCGACCCGTTTTGGAGGAGGCCGAAGAAAAGCTCTTGGAGGTGTTCGGCAGTTATACTCTTGCCAACCTGATTAGCTGGGAGAGGAATCAACGGGCAGCAAAGGCGCGCTGAGGATTAAAGCGGAAAAATGGTTTGCCTGAGACGGATATTTACGTATAATAGGGAACTGTTTTTTAGAGTAAGGAGTACTGTGAATGCCTGTTAAGTCCGATCGCTGGATAAAGGAAATGGCCCTTAAACACGATATGATTCGTCCGTTCTCGGCAAAACAAATCAGAAAAGGCATCAGTTACGGGCTTTCGTCATATGGCTATGATATCAGGGTCGCCGACGAGTTTAAAATCTTCACCAATACCAACTCAGCTATCATCGACCCCAAAAACTTCTCCAAAGAATCCTTTATCGACGTCAAGGCCAAATCAATTTTGGTTCCGCCAAATTCGTTCGCCCTGGCCAGAACTGTGGAGTATTTTAAGATACCACGAGAAGTCATAACCATCTGTCTGGGCAAATCAACTTATGCCCGTTGCGGCATAATTGTCAATGTGACGCCCTTTGAGCCCGAATGGGAAGGCTATGCAACATTGGAGATTTCCAACACCACCCCCCTTCCGGCCAAAATTTATGCTAATGAAGGTATTGCGCAAATTCTTTTTCTGGGAGCCGATGAGATCTGTCAGATATCCTATAAGGACAAAAAAGGAAAATACCAGGGACAGACAAGCATTACCTTACCAAAGACTATATGAGAGGCAAATAATTTAATTAAAGAATAGATTTATTCGGAGTAGAGTTACCATGTCAGATCAAGTAGATGTTGCTGTTAATAAAACGGGAGCAGGATCGAAAAACAAAAGAAATATGATCAATACCGACGGCAATACCGCCGCCGCTTACGTCGCTCATAACCTGAGTGAAGTGATCGCTATTTATCCTATCACTCCCTCTTCTGTTATGGGTGAAGAGGCCGATGACAGGTCAGCAGCGGGCAAGACCAATATCTGGGGCACAATTCCCGACGTGGTCGAGATGCAGTCGGAAGCGGGCGCTGCCGGTGCGGTCCATGGAGCCGCCACCGCCGGCTCCCTGACAACCACCTTCACGGCGTCTCAGGGACTGCTTTTGATGATTCCCAATATGTTTAAGATCGCCGGCGAAATTACCCCGGTGGTTTTTCATGTTTCGGCCCGCTCGGTGGCAACCCATGCATTGTCGATTTTCGGCGATCATTCCGATGTCATGGCGGTTCGCTCGACCGGCTTCGGACTGCTCGCATCCGGCTCCGTCCAGGAAGTTATGGACATGGCCGTCATCACCCATGCCGCGACACTCGAATCTCAGGTGCCGTTCGTTCATTTCTTCGATGGCTTCCGCACATCTCATGAGGTCCAGAAAATCGAAGAATTGACCACCGATGATTTAAAGAATATGATCGAGGAGAAATTCGTGACCCGGCATCGGGAGCGGGCTCTCAATCCCGATCACCCGACCCTCAAAGGCTCATCGCAAAATCCCGATGTCTTCTTCCAGGCCAGGGAAACGGTCAATAATTATTATCTGAAGGCTCCCGGAATTGTCCAGAAATATATGGATAAGTTCGCCCGCCTTGTCGGCCGCGAATATCATCTTTTTGATTATGTCGGAGCTCCCGATGCGGATAGAGTCGTGATAATGATGGGTTCCGGCGCCGAGACAATGCACGAGACCGTCAAATTCATGATGAGCAAGGGTGAAAAAGTAGGTTTGATCAAAGTTCGTCTCTATCGCCCCTTCTCCATTGAGGGATTGATGACGGCCCTGCCGAAAACAGTCAAGAAAATAGGCGTCCTCGACCGCACCAAGGAACCGGGCGCCGTGGGCGAACCACTGTACACCGACGTGCAGGCCGCTATTAACGAGGCCATGCATCTTGGTATCGCGCCCTTTACCAAATACCCGATTATCGTAGGCGGCCGATATGGGCTCAGTTCCAAAGAATTCAATCCGCCGATGGCCAAGGCCGTGCTGGATAATCTTAAACTGGCCGATCCGAAAAATCATTTCACCGTTGGCATTGTCGACGACGTTACCAATACGTCGCTTGATGTCGATTATTCTTTCGATATCGAGGGCAGTGATGTCTTCCGGGGACTTTTCTATGGTCTCGGAGCCGATGGCACGGTGGGCGCCAATAAGAACTCAATCAAAATTATCGGCGACTACACCGACAATTACACACAGGGTTATTTCGTCTATGATTCCAAAAAGGCCGGCGCGGTGACGGTTTCGCATCTCCGTTTCGGGAAAAATGAAATCCGCAGCCCGTATTTGATTCGCAAGGCC
This sequence is a window from candidate division Zixibacteria bacterium HGW-Zixibacteria-1. Protein-coding genes within it:
- a CDS encoding dCTP deaminase, coding for MPVKSDRWIKEMALKHDMIRPFSAKQIRKGISYGLSSYGYDIRVADEFKIFTNTNSAIIDPKNFSKESFIDVKAKSILVPPNSFALARTVEYFKIPREVITICLGKSTYARCGIIVNVTPFEPEWEGYATLEISNTTPLPAKIYANEGIAQILFLGADEICQISYKDKKGKYQGQTSITLPKTI
- a CDS encoding Rrf2 family transcriptional regulator; the protein is MQFTRAEEYGILGVIYLASQEEGLIVPLSEIAEIRDVPEKFLAKIFQNLTKTGIVKSHRGVKGGFSLAKDPEVITIKDVVEAIQGPYHLIKCLPDRDCCEKVEFCPIRPVLEEAEEKLLEVFGSYTLANLISWERNQRAAKAR
- the cobO gene encoding cob(I)yrinic acid a,c-diamide adenosyltransferase; the protein is MTENKSKDKGLLIVYTGDGKGKTTAALGMAIRAVGYDWKVAIVQFIKGSWKYGEMDGLKRLAPNVELSIMGEGFVGILDDDKPIEQHREAARKAFDLALEKMESGKYELVILDEMNVAVTLGLISNDDLKGLVARKPEKLHLVITGRGARPWLIEQADLVTEMKEIKHPFKKGILAQRGVDF